One Thamnophis elegans isolate rThaEle1 chromosome 2, rThaEle1.pri, whole genome shotgun sequence genomic window, CAAAAtaccattttgaaaataaatgtatTCTACTCATAACCAGAAACCACATAAATACAATGTGTAGAACAGGATGATCTGTATTACTAGGAAAAACAAAACTAAATTGAATCCTGTAAGTTTAAGATCATTTAGAAGTGCGTGTGAAAAAAGCAGGAAGAGATAGACAAGGATATGCAAGTGCTGAAGGAATGTGGGTTGAATACAAAAGTGAGCAACCTCTGCACTAAATACGATGAGTTTGTTAGATGCATAAAATGAATGGAGACTGAGTCACAAAACAAATGTATGAAGAAAGAATGggtgaactaaggagaaaaagaCTGAAACTTGGGATTGGATGAAGTTTATCAGAACCTCAGAAAAAAGTGATAAGTACGAAAAGTGGTGGAACTCTGAATGCATTGGAATGACAATGTTATGGAGGTACAGTAAATAGCATTTGTACAATCTAGACTTAGCTGAAtttctatttcatatttattatttgttccATTTTCTGTAATTTACCAAAAGGAGTGTCCCAATGGGAATGTAATGTGTGTATAAAAGCaccaaccattcaaaattatggacCAATTTTCCTCAAAAGCCAGTgaggatataaaaataaataaattgttgaacagtttaggtccaaaaggaccgtccaggaacagagatattgacagcaagattgcatgttgtgtcgtTCGGAAATCAAGCCtgtagttgaagaggtttttatgttatgtgtgttttgtgtttgaaaataaaaaatttatttaataaataaattgctatTCGTTAATTAAAATTTAGATTTTGAAAATGGGTTCAATACAAATTTATTTTTGTGAAAATCAGATTGTTGCTGCtataaattccccccccccaaatggaaaTTAGATTAGGAGCATCTTTCTTTACTGAAATCCCTACTTTCGGATAGCGACTCAGCTTTCCATATGCTTGTTAATCATTTTATCGAATTTAGGTAAAATAGTCTTGCATATACAGGCTctctacctttttaaaaaaatcaaaatccagcaatatctttgtttttcctaccAACGGGGCAAAAttgcaaaaagggaaaaaatgacaaGCCCCTATGCAAACTGTCCATCATCGCCCCCAAAAGAAAGGCGAATAAGAACTTGAGTTACGTAACCATCGGCAAAGGGAAGCGGAGCGCCGATTTCTCTCCTCGGGTCCTTGTAGAAACGCCGGAGGCGACGACCTACGCGAAAGAGCATGTCAGTGGTGCCTAGCAGGCTCCGCCTCTTGGAGTAACGTAGAGCAAAAGGGGGCGGCCCCGTAGAAAAGCATTAGGGAGAAGCCGGCGTCGGCTTTCTGGTCGTGGCCGCGCTGGCGCTGTGGCGCTCGCTGCTCTCCTGGGAGCCTCTCGGGCAGGAGGGCTGCCTGGGTCTTGGGCGAGCCCGCACAAGGGACGGGCGCTATGCGGGGCCCGCTGCCCCTCCTCTGCCGGCGTCTTCAGAGAACTCTGGCTGCGGGAGCTCCGGGGAGGGTCAGGCTTTGCCACGAGGCTCCGGCTCCCGCAGCTTCCGGAGGGAGCAAAGGTAGAGCCCAGGTAAGAGGGGCTCGCCCGCTTTTTCTCGCCTCGGGATGTCGTGGGGGAGGGAGCGTTTTGGGAAGCCCCTTCCCCCGTCGCTCCCTTGAGTCCCGCACATCCCTGACCCAAGTAAGCCCCGAGAGCGTTAAGGTGTAGCGGGGGTTCTTTCTTTCCGTGCTGGGGTGGCGTTTCTTTCAAACTGGagcagaaggggaggggaagaaaagccTGGCGCCATCTGCTTTCGGAAGACCCTGCCGTACGCggagaagggggtggggtggggtttatGTAATAAACTGAAACTTCGCGCTTTCGTGGGTCTGAATGCCGGAATTGAGGTGGGAAGGGAAGCAAACGCCGAAGGACTTGCCGGTTAAGATCACTTTTCTTCTCGTTTTCATTTCACGCTTACTGCCACTTTCCCCACTTTGGAGGAAACGGGTCAGCTAGGAAAAGCAGAATTCGTTACTTTCCAGCTCTGGGTTTCTCAGAAGAGAGCTATGCCAGGGCTTCACCCCTTTTTCAAGCAGACAGCAATGGGTTTTGGGGACCCGGTTGTTTTTGGTTGTTGTTACTCTTTTTGCTCAGGAGCAGCCATTCGGTTCCTGTCAAATCGGATAGGGATGATGATTGCTTCTGCTGCTGTCCGTTTTCTTTAAAACTCTGGTCCTTTCATCATGGACTGGCTGGACTTTTGATGAAGGAAAAGTCTTGAATTCCTGACCAAATACATGACATCGCACTCCTGGGTAGTGTGAAACTTACATTTAATGAGTTCTTGAGAAGTTCACCAAACTGTTAACGTGCATGCTCTGATTTGAGTGATCAAGAATTGGTATTCCAAAATATTTGCTGTACATTCTCAGTTCATTTTAAGCGGGGTTATCttgtttgaaacaattcatgCAGAGAAGAGTTTGCCTTAAATGATAAACATTGctaatgttttctttcttaatcGTCCTGGTTTACAAGCATGTGCTTTTTTTTAGTCATCCCTGAGTTAACCAAACATAGGAATTCTGTGTTGTTTGCTAGCTGGAGAAAACCTTCAGGCTAGGAGTTGTATATAAAGCTTCTTAACATTTCAAGTTTAAGCATAGTTATTTGGGCTCAAGTAACCTGTCTCAACTAGTAGCACTCTTTTTGTAATCATCACTACTGCTGTAGTTCCTTAAGCAAGGAACTGTGTACTAGGTGGGGGAAAGAGTGCATAAATTATTATTACGTTTAGTTTAGAGGaggatcagattcagagttaacAATGTTAACTCTAAATATTAAGATTCACAAATTAGCATTAATCTTTGCATTCATTATCAATAGCCATACATGAGAAGGGGTTAGATGGGAACAATCAGTTGATAAATGTTTATTGCAAAAACTAGGATAATGACAAACTCAAAAGAACATGCAGAATGCAGAAATCATTTAAACCCTTTTAGAGGCAGTGGTCATTGGAAACATCTGTTTTAACATCCAAGTACCAAAATAACATGCTGCACCTCTGTTTCTGTTCTCCATGTATAGGAACACTGCAAGCTGCAAGTGCTGCTTCTTTGAATCACATGATGGGGGGTGGGATTAGAATGGAACAGTGGGCAACATTAGAAGCTGCTGCCCTTCTGCTTGTCCTATAGGgaaacacacattttttttctgctgtcctgatcctccccattttttaatttccttttggtTTGCCAACTTCACTATCCCACCACATTTGGTATCAGTCTGTCTTTATGGAGATGTCCTGCTGATGAGCAGAGAGGATCCTAGTCCCTTCTTTTCCTAGATTATTTTGCACTCAGGGATGTTTGTTTCTTTAGAAAAAGCAtaatgaaaaatacagtaatgttTGAAATTAGACATTACTCTCCTGTTGAAAGGCAGGCACAAATAACAGCAAATCAACTTGGGATGCAACTTTGACATTAATGATAATGGATTGCAATATTGTAAAAGGCATGAACTTTCAGGTTTTTCAGAAACATTTCATTGAATTATAAGTCATAATAAGATATATGAGGTGGCTATATGGTTTGCTTTTGCAATGGGTGTATTTTGCAATAGCCATTTGTTCATTCAGTTTGTTTTCCTGTACAAAGAATAATCCCAAAGATAAAATGTGGGATTGTGTTCATACTTGCAGCCATGTATAAATCTGAGCCATCACTATTAGCAAATTCAagctgactatttaaaaaagagattgctgGACTTGTTATagtcctttattttcctttttgatTTTACATATTTTAGCAATATGTTTCTACCTTTCAAAAGATCAAAAAAATGTGCAggcaacaggtttttttttctgttgcactGTAcagaagttggactttgaagaagcagaatgGGAAGTGTACTGAAACTTTTCAAATTTGGTGTTGGATAAAACCTGAAAATACTAAGACAACAAACAAATAGGCCATCAAACAAATCAAACCAGAGATCTCACTAATGGCACACAAATGAGCAGACTGAAATGGTCATACTATGGACACATGCTAAAGACTTACTTATCTGGAGAAGCCAGTGATGCTGGGAAAgggggaaataaaaagcaaaagatgaTGAATTTCATTGATAGCAGTAATAGGTGTGCCATTGAAAGCCTGAAGAACCAGGTTGGGGACATATTCTGGAGATAATCTATCTATAGTACATGGTTTTGTTAAAAATTGATACCATCTTGATACATAATCAATTCTACCTTTCAAActgctgtttatttttttccacttcagtGCTGTGGCAAATGGAATGCAGACATTATGCCAACAGTTTCTTTCTGGTTTCTGGgcaaagccaaactaaaatgactAATAATATGTTATTACTATCTCCATATTCCTTGTGGGCAAATGTGTAGTGAAATAATGCTGTAATTGGGCATATAAGTGCCAGTATCTAACTTGGCATAAATTTTTAATTCTCTAAACTAACTACTTAAACATCTAATCATATAAAATATGGTTGTGAATACAGTGGGAGGACTCAGCCTTTGTATGTAAATACAAATATTGTACACTGGAAATTATGATTTTAATGATCCTCTTGTGCCTGATGCATAGAAAGGTTTTCCAAGTAGAAGTTTTGAATTGTTTACACTTGGTCAATTTTCGTAATTGTACAAGTATATTGTAAAACAATTGCAGTAACACCATCTAGCAAAAATGGCAAAATAAACAAGTGCTGTCTTTCCTACATGTGAAATGGCACTTATAATAGGAAAACTACACTATATTCCTTTGAATTGATTCATGATATATTTCATACCAATGCATATTCTACTGTCATGACTTAATTCCCACTTATACTTTTCTAGCATCTAGTATTTGTGTAGATAGCTAACAcctaaacaaattaaaaagcaaTATAAAGAAAGGCTGCTAATAGAAtcctcaataaaaatgttaaatatgtGCATTGTTGGATCCAGTTTTTGAACCAGAAAAGAAGGCATTTACAGAGAGATATTTCAAACattgaaaaccataaaagcatTGTgtacttttatttgttttatatgcTTATTCTTTTCCCTAAGACTTAGATTTGATTATATTAAAACTTAGTATATGCTCAAATTATTGCAGTATGTGAACTATTATACATTGAAAAATCTAATATGATTCTTGTCTTAGCTATGCCATAAGCTTCCAGTGGGAACATTTGAATTATACATTCATGTTCTCTGGAACATGTATTTTCagacattttaaatgtttttatttttctctatgagagtatattccttttttgtaaAGTAAGAGTTTTGTAAGTTAAAACAAGCCAAAACATTAATATAATCCAATCCTTAATCAGACTTACTGTATAGAAATAACGGTTTAACAAATATATCTGAATCAAAAATGTCAGAAGTGAGTTTGGTTTTTCCAGTAGCTAAAATTCCTCTCTACATGATCCCTTTTTCTAATCTAGTTATTTAGTTAATATCTTATATCACATAATGGACAAGTAGTCTTGGATAGATAGTTGGAAATAACATTATCTTtctcaatataaaaatatttacttttcttGTCAAGTTATATTAAATAGATTAATACAGGTAAAATTGGGTTTTCCAAATGTGACATGCCTATGCCCTATTGCTTCTACAAGTCAGCTGTCTGAGGCTGAGAACAACTTAAGGAACTTGGCACCTTACATTTTATAGCCTTGAGTTCATTGACATTGTTTTATTACTAGATACCCAACAAAGGAGTATGGGAATTACAGCATACTATTCTTATGAAAAAAATTCCCAAATATCCACCGTGACATGCTGCTCAtgaaccaatttttttttaagtttcagtGCCACACTTAATTTGTAATATTAATAATTTGTAATATGGCAGCGTGTTGATGATCTTGGCATGAATATATAGAATGTACAAATGCTAAAATGAGTTTCCTGGAATAGTAGAACTAAAATCCCAATTCTGTTATAAAGCTTACTGTATAGCCTTGAGCTGAGCATAATCCTTGGTGTAAACAGCCTCACAAGATAATACTAGCCACTTCTAGCAATTTCACGTGATTGCTGTAAATATACAATGAAAGGGAGGAGGAACCGTGTATTTAAATGAAGTTCCTTGAAGCAAAGAAGAGTAACACTCTATACAAACATTTTATGAATTCAAGCTACATGATGTCTGGTTAATAAcaagatttttctttctcttgtttcTGTCTTCCATTTCAGTTAAGTGTACAACCTACCTTTGGCATTCTGTTTGATATTGATGGAGTATTGGTACGAGGAAGGACCCCAATTCCTGCTGCCCGAAAAGCCTTTCAAAAACTACTTAATTCTCAGGGACAACTTTTGGTGCCTGTAGTATTTGTTACTAATGCAGGAAACTGTCTGTGTCAGAAGAAAGCAGACCAACTGTCCCATCTTCTTGAAGTTCCAGTAAGTAACTTTATTCCATCTATTGAAATGCttgtcattttctttcttctctagagTACATGAATTGGAAATGTTGTATATTTGTCTATAGCTTAGAATTTTGCCTTCAACTGATAGAAGCAGCTTTTTAAGCTTCATTACAAatcttgtcattttttaaaattaaaactagctgataacctggcattgcttctgtatttatttatcataatcctgtattagacaggaaacccCCTGATTTcgatgacaattaaattagttacaaatgttttccctgtgcccccagaaatGTCAAGAAAAGTGATATCTTAATTTAACCTTAATTTGTAATGttagattttctcccttaccagagggagccccctttttgagtactgtgaagcggttacCATGGTGACttcactgcgctgcacagtagaagccattttatggcagtacagtagaagccattgcaagacacaacaggctgtatcttagcagaacacacacactgaatGGTGGTAGGactgtcttacctccacagtatttgtttccagagggtaagtaatctgtgtaccaagtttgcttgaaattgctggagacattccagagttatgctggaacacacacacacacacacacacacacacacacacacacacacacatataaaacggatggatggatggatagatattgtTCTACATTTCCCATTTCTTTTGGAAGCAATTTGGGGGATGAGACTTCCAAAGCACCACAAGAGTGGCCTCCATTCTCTCGAACCTTCAGAAGCCTTTTTCCTCAAATCACTGTAACAAATGGTCATCATTCAAGTGCTATCTGTACAAGAATGAAAACAGATTATCTACTTGTCCTCTCTCCTAGATTTCCAAAGACCAAGTTATGATGTCCCACAGTCCTTTGCGAATGTTCAGGCGTTATCATGACAAATGTGTTCTTGTATCAGGACAAGGCCCGCTCCTTGACATCGCTAAGCAGTATCCTTGGAAATACTGGGTTTATTCTGCATTGGACTGAAGATACATGATAGGGAGATGTGCTAGTTAAGCATGTGGTGTGTATGGTTTTTTGCTCAAGATTCAAAGATACATTTTGTAGAGAAAGCAGAAAACGTCTCCCATCAACTCCATGAATTTAGGAGATCTCAAATGGGATGATACACAATGTAAAAAGATAAGACAAACTAAGAAGGGGGAGTAGATCTCCTTTACCTCCTGACTCCTTGAATCAATTCCACTAATCCAAAATTCCTCTTTCTTTGAGTAGAGTTAAAGATTTTCAAAGCAAAGTTCCTAGAAATAAGTTTGAAGCCATTTATTAGGAACTGTCATAAATGTTTCAGATTGGAATGTACTGTAAATTATAATGAGTTAATAAGAAACTTATTCTTGGACATTGTTGTACTTCCGAATAAAAATTAGCTTTTGTAAGAGTCCAAAATGGACTGAGTGATGGATTGGTTCTGAGTGAACCAATGAACAAAGATAGTGTTTATCTCCCAGTATTGTATGTATTCTCCCAGAGGATATGGAAATTTCCTGTACTTAGAATATGTCTGTCTCTGccatttaaatttattatttaggGAATGCAAAACAAATATGCCTTTCATTAAAACATAGATGCATTGCTATCCATAACCAATATGTCATTAGTCTTGGATTTTGTCGGCCTATTACAATTGACAGGTTGCGAGAAACCTATCCCTTATTGGACATGGTGGATCATGACAGAAGACCTAAAGTTTTGGTAAGTGTACTGTActtatctctttttctctttaataATTCCTTTCACATATTTTGCATTGTAATTACAGTAGTCTATTGGGCTGCTAATTTGGTTGTCAAAAGTTATGCACTGTGTACACAAATGATGTatttaaaatatctttctttGCATCATTCGTAGCACTTAAAAGATTGCACTCTTTCTTCTTAGAGTTTCTCAATATTGACTGATCCTAGAACAGATTTGATAGCAGCCAAAAGAGCAACTGAGGAAATGCTACCAGTGACTAATAACACAAAGGCTCAAGTATTGTAGTAGGGAAGAGGGTAAAGAGGGCAAAGAGGGCAGCAGAATCCAGCTTTGTTCAGTTGAGTCTCTCCTGAAATCTGGAGTTCAGGTCAATTAGCTATACAGGCTTGCTTGTTTTGCAAGAAGGAGTGGTTATAGTTTGTTATTTTGGATGCAGCTGTTTTGCTCTTTCTCTGGTAAGCACATTATGACGTAGATGTTACTGGTATACCATTTTGCAGCAAACACACATGCAGCTTCAGAAAAGAGAAAGCAGagtaaaataatttaattcagtAGAGTGTTGAAAGTAATTGACCTGGTCAGCCAATTTTAGGATATAGTTTAGTTCAGGTGTCCCCAGTCTTTTCCCATGATTACTTGAAAGCATTGTCTTGAGCGAGGTTGGCAAAGTTTGCTTGCCAGGCAAAACAACTGAAGTTACCCATAGCCTTTCATGTGATATTCCATAATCCCCAATCAGCCTCCTCATACTTATAGACTGTAAATTTTAACTGTGAAGATGAAATTCAGCTTATGTCATCGAATGTGTAtgttataaaaacattaaaaattgaaTACAGAAGAATGCATGGATGTGGTTTTCATTTCATCTTCACATCTGTGATATTGTGCTGTTGAACATAATGCAACTTCTACAGATCAAATGAGCTGTAATTTAATATGTGGAAATGACATGAGGTTAATAGTATAGTTAATAGTTCAGATGATCACAGGTGTACAGTCAGAAGAATGGAGGAAGAAGTTCTGGTGGCATGTTGAATTAGGGCTAAGAAGATAAGTGATATGTTAGAGAGGATTCTGTGTTATAAACACAGAAGACATTTCTAAGACACATTGACAATTATATGGACTTCTTTTACAGCAAGATTCAAGATCTAAGACACAAGTGTGCAAGTTATATAAATGGGAAGTATCTCCTTATATTTGTGATGACTGATTTTAATTTTAGAGGTGCTGGGAATTTAATCAGAACATGGTCTGTGCCCATAATGTTGAGGGGTTTGTTtactttgtttcttctttgttctAATAAAGGATACTTTTCTTAGtaaatataatttgtttttaatttgtagcACTTACCCACAGTGGAATTCCCCAAAATTGAAGGTCAGTATGTCTAGATGTTTATGTTTAATTCTGAAATTTACTCCCAAGTAAAATGGACTGCTTTGTGATAGCTCTGAAAGCATTTTGCTAATTTTTGCTAGCTGCTGTGATACATCTGAATAAGAATGTGACAGTCATAATAAACAATATATACATCATTTTACAATGATACTGACagtttgttcatttttatttgtttctttgatttTTCTACCATCTACATTATAAATCTACCATTAATGTTAAGCTGTAAAGTTTCTAGTTCTTTACCAAACCTCATTCTTACAGTTTCAATTTCATATGAGATTTAAAAACTAATGAAAAAGCTAGTAATGTGAATTTTAAAGTAGCATCATAATTATTATTCTGTGCTAATTCATGTTACAGATGTTGTTTGTAATTATATTCCACTggcaatttacatttttaaaaaatggtttttgtacagtttgatttctttcttgtgttttttatctatttctaaaaagaaaaagaacattaaatacaaagtaattatttttttaaaaaaatatcagtgcACACACACCAATGTAATGTTACCCCAAGTGGTTTTTgtgatacttttttaaaaaatctgcattttAAGATGTGctaatttttatgtatttatttgctgCTAAATTTTGATGGCATGATCACAGCAGCCTTTATGAgctgattaaaaataaattcaatgaTTAAATGCAATTGATTCAATGATTAAATGCAGCCCAGGTCCATGGTTTGCCTATTCTTGTTATAGTGTACATGAAAGAACTAGTGTGCATGAAGTAACAAAGTGTGTTGGTTATTTTGCATTAAGAAATAGCTTATAATCACCCACATGTAACACATTGATATTGTGCTTATCTTACAGCAGTTATTTTGTTTGGTGAGCCAGTGAGGTGGGAAACCAACTTACAATTGATAATAGATGTTCTTTTGACAAGTGGCTATCCTGGAAATCCTTATGAACGAACATATCCACATATTCCTGTATTGGCTTGTAATATGGACTTGATGTGGGCAGCTGAAGCTCAATCCCCAAGGTAAGGCAAAGATGCTAGTTCTGGGGGTATTTTTCTTTAGGTTCTAACATAGATTCTCAACTACTACCATAGTCAAAGATATGTCATGTCATAATTGTGTGATCAGAGACAGAATTGGTGATTGTTCAATTAATATATCCAAAGCTTGAATTAATATTTGGATAGTGACAACATCTTCCCTCTCATTTAAAATGCACTTATTGCTTTGTCAGCCACCTGGAAGAATGTAGAAATCCATTTTATATGTATAATGCCATTTTGGCATTTCCAATGATAACCGATGCTTGGGATACCATTCTGATAAATcctgaaagaaaaagcaaaagagaGGCCTCTCATAAGAACAGCAATTCTATGGGAAAAAGCTTGGCTGGAAATACTACTTTGAGATGCATTACAAGTATCATTGAAAACACAAGAATTCTAGTTTTTGTGTGCAGGTATACATAGAATAAagttaattgttttatttatagtaCATGAATATCTCAGTTTGTCAAACCTAATTGAATTGCCAATTAGACTACTGTTGTAATAGTTGACTGCTACTACATATAGTATATGTAACTTCTGCTTCTGAGTTAATGCCTTTTTCTCTTGAAATTAAACTGTTATTTTTCTCTGATTCTAACCATAgcattggtgggttttttttttttttgtggtccTGCCCAAAGCATCAAGATAATATTCTCACAGTAAACTTAATTAATTCAGCCTTATAAACGTTTTGTGGAGGCTATCTTgcccagatgtttttttttctacatcATTAAAATGTTTTGGCATGTTTCTTCAACTTTTAAGTAACTGCCAAGAATAATGTAGGCAGAAGAAAAAGTGAGTCAAAACAATCTTGCCTTATAATTCGCAGAGGAGAAGCTAAGGATTTGGATAAATTGTATATATAAAATTCTTCCTTTTAATGTAATACATTACTTTTATCCTAGCCAACAATATAACCCTATTGACcaaattttatttctgtgtttCAGGTTTGGGCATGGAACGTTTATGgtttgtttggaaaatatttataagAAGATCACTGGCAAAGAATTGAAATATGAAGCATTGATGGGAAAGCCTAGTGAAGTGACTTATCACTATGCAGAGTACCTCATTAGGACTCAAGCATCTGCAAAGCAGTGGAAGAGCCCTGTTCAAACGTTGTATGCCATTGGGTAGgagatttattttcttccctctCATTTgctatcctgccccccccccccccggctccccaACCACCAAAAGTTAAATTTCAGGCAAGCTATTGTTCCAAGTTAAATGGAGGTAGACAATTGAGAGGAGTATTTAGATAGCCCACTGAAAATATGTTgatttctaaaataattgtttGGCAGGGTGCCAGTTCACTCTTGCTCTTTGAGACAGGTTAGACaaaaaactaataacaaaatCTGTCCTGTACTTCTACATATCACTACCCAATCTGCCAATTAATTTGAAACCTTCTTTTAAGATCTCGCTGTCTCTAGCAAAGAAAAGACTTGCTGCTGTGTACTTAAGTGTTACAATCATGTTTTCTTAATGGAATTGATTGGTCCCCAGCACCAGCTAAGGTTGCCTTGTAGTTCATGGATGTCATGCTTGACATCAAACACTACAGATTTCACTTTGGAAGAGCTATATGAGAGAACTTTTGAATAATTGGTTACTCATGTAATTGTACAGTTTCAGCTAAGTttcaaattgattttgaaagTAATTTCATTGCAATATAATCCTGCCTATTGTAAAGTGAGACTATTTAGCATGAAATGCCATTGCATGGCTGCCAATAAACAGGCAGCCTAGGAGTGCTGAAATGATCCAGCTTCCTTTATCTTCTATTTCTGTATTCCAGTTTACTGGGAATTCAGAACTGTAGTAATCCCGACATGATAAATTAAAGAAGCTTGCCCGGCACCTTACCCAGTTTGTGCATTTCAGATTGTATTCATGCTTGTGGAAAACAGTGTTTAAAAAACCCTTTTCAATTGAAAGTTAAAATTCTGAGATgtcaaattttttaaaatttaattgtcatctgtgttaagtaagctccccattgggagagcgaatacgttcagtgaagcgtttgagagttggagaacacacaaaccagcatacagagacactgcagtttaaataggcttttacttttgtggaaatagaggtatcagagtccatcaaacagtccaagtcatacacggataagacagtcagtcatcaatgtctttcagttaagggataatccaaataacatagtccagtatcatataatcagttcagtattcaaagtttgctaacacatgcaaaacttacaatagctcatggcactttctaacagccagcttccaaaacattcagatcagatcagcccagcatctaacgaaacagagagagctaacagtcgttctggctccctcttatggccgattgaggaaaacagcaaccaatcacattctacagtatgatttaaagaaataggtacaac contains:
- the LOC116504303 gene encoding haloacid dehalogenase-like hydrolase domain-containing 5 isoform X1 encodes the protein MRGPLPLLCRRLQRTLAAGAPGRVRLCHEAPAPAASGGSKGRAQLSVQPTFGILFDIDGVLVRGRTPIPAARKAFQKLLNSQGQLLVPVVFVTNAGNCLCQKKADQLSHLLEVPISKDQVMMSHSPLRMFRRYHDKCVLVSGQGPLLDIAKHLGFCRPITIDRLRETYPLLDMVDHDRRPKVLHLPTVEFPKIEAVILFGEPVRWETNLQLIIDVLLTSGYPGNPYERTYPHIPVLACNMDLMWAAEAQSPRFGHGTFMVCLENIYKKITGKELKYEALMGKPSEVTYHYAEYLIRTQASAKQWKSPVQTLYAIGDNLMTDIYGANLYNRYLEERISRSSKAHVQAKALGGTRSATVSQEEELENSWENELASATATRCMSVLVCTGVYNPHTEVPSDTRENITETVFHGHRDFRFDPALVEPNHVVSDVEAAVDLIFQLENFAPHKSCRTS
- the LOC116504303 gene encoding haloacid dehalogenase-like hydrolase domain-containing 5 isoform X2, whose translation is MRGPLPLLCRRLQRTLAAGAPGRVRLCHEAPAPAASGGSKGRAQLSVQPTFGILFDIDGVLVRGRTPIPAARKAFQKLLNSQGQLLVPVVFVTNAGNCLCQKKADQLSHLLEVPISKDQVMMSHSPLRMFRRYHDKCVLVSGQGPLLDIAKHLGFCRPITIDRLRETYPLLDMVDHDRRPKVLHLPTVEFPKIEVILFGEPVRWETNLQLIIDVLLTSGYPGNPYERTYPHIPVLACNMDLMWAAEAQSPRFGHGTFMVCLENIYKKITGKELKYEALMGKPSEVTYHYAEYLIRTQASAKQWKSPVQTLYAIGDNLMTDIYGANLYNRYLEERISRSSKAHVQAKALGGTRSATVSQEEELENSWENELASATATRCMSVLVCTGVYNPHTEVPSDTRENITETVFHGHRDFRFDPALVEPNHVVSDVEAAVDLIFQLENFAPHKSCRTS
- the LOC116504303 gene encoding haloacid dehalogenase-like hydrolase domain-containing 5 isoform X3, coding for MRGPLPLLCRRLQRTLAAGAPGRVRLCHEAPAPAASGGSKGRAQLSVQPTFGILFDIDGVLVRGRTPIPAARKAFQKLLNSQGQLLVPVVFVTNAGNCLCQKKADQLSHLLEVPISKDQVMMSHSPLRMFRRYHDKCVLVSGQGPLLDIAKQLRETYPLLDMVDHDRRPKVLHLPTVEFPKIEAVILFGEPVRWETNLQLIIDVLLTSGYPGNPYERTYPHIPVLACNMDLMWAAEAQSPRFGHGTFMVCLENIYKKITGKELKYEALMGKPSEVTYHYAEYLIRTQASAKQWKSPVQTLYAIGDNLMTDIYGANLYNRYLEERISRSSKAHVQAKALGGTRSATVSQEEELENSWENELASATATRCMSVLVCTGVYNPHTEVPSDTRENITETVFHGHRDFRFDPALVEPNHVVSDVEAAVDLIFQLENFAPHKSCRTS